In Magnolia sinica isolate HGM2019 chromosome 12, MsV1, whole genome shotgun sequence, a single genomic region encodes these proteins:
- the LOC131221904 gene encoding uncharacterized protein LOC131221904 isoform X1 yields the protein MEDRLNTYQTLEFPLKTAPNPTRRYMVEEEEEPGPSGRVRSDGREEGSDSSRSAATTGDVLRMKSLTDGDLDELKGCLDLGFGFNYEEIPELCNTLPALELCYSMSQRFLDDQRQQQQKSMDGRDVEEACSVSSAAASPITNWKISSPSMQGHWQGALLDDLGPPNSTLAQMDGESQVDSHELPWIDLATIQLATNNFLEANKLGQG from the exons ATGGAAGACCGATTAAATACCTACCAAACACTAGAATTCCCTCTGAAAACAGCCCCAAATCCTACACGAAGATACatggttgaagaagaagaagaaccaggtCCTTCTGGAAGGGTACGTAGCGATGGACGAGAAGAAGGATCCGATTCTTCAAGATCAGCAGCAACAACAGGGGATGTGTTGAGGATGAAGAGCCTGACTGATGGAGATCTTGACGAACTGAAGGGGTGTTTGGATCTAGGGTTTGGTTTCAACTATGAAGAGATCCCGGAGCTTTGTAATACATTGCCGGCGCTCGAGCTCTGCTACTCGATGAGCCAAAGGTTCTTGGATgatcagcggcagcagcagcagaagtCTATGGATGGGAGGGATGTAGAGGAGGCATGCTCCGTGTCATCAGCGGCCGCGAGTCCAATCACGAATTGGAAGATTTCAAGTCCTT CAATGCAGGGACATTGGCAAGGAGCTTTGTTGGATGATTTGGGCCCTCCAAATAGCACACTTGCACAGATGGATGGAGAAAGTCAGGTAGACAGTCATGAATTGCCGTGGATTGATTTGGCAACCATACAACTTGCCACCAATAACTTTTTGGAGGCAAATAAGCTTGGACAAGGTTGA
- the LOC131221904 gene encoding uncharacterized protein LOC131221904 isoform X2 has product MEDRLNTYQTLEFPLKTAPNPTRRYMVEEEEEPGPSGRVRSDGREEGSDSSRSAATTGDVLRMKSLTDGDLDELKGCLDLGFGFNYEEIPELCNTLPALELCYSMSQRFLDDQRQQQQKSMDGRDVEEACSVSSAAASPITNWKISSPWTLARSFVG; this is encoded by the exons ATGGAAGACCGATTAAATACCTACCAAACACTAGAATTCCCTCTGAAAACAGCCCCAAATCCTACACGAAGATACatggttgaagaagaagaagaaccaggtCCTTCTGGAAGGGTACGTAGCGATGGACGAGAAGAAGGATCCGATTCTTCAAGATCAGCAGCAACAACAGGGGATGTGTTGAGGATGAAGAGCCTGACTGATGGAGATCTTGACGAACTGAAGGGGTGTTTGGATCTAGGGTTTGGTTTCAACTATGAAGAGATCCCGGAGCTTTGTAATACATTGCCGGCGCTCGAGCTCTGCTACTCGATGAGCCAAAGGTTCTTGGATgatcagcggcagcagcagcagaagtCTATGGATGGGAGGGATGTAGAGGAGGCATGCTCCGTGTCATCAGCGGCCGCGAGTCCAATCACGAATTGGAAGATTTCAAGTCCTT GGACATTGGCAAGGAGCTTTGTTGGATGA